CTTCCTTAAAAAGATCGGCCGCTAATATTCCTTTTAATTCCTTCCTTGTTGGCTGTATTTTAAGATTCACAACCTTCCCTTTTTCATCAGCAATTTCCTCAACTTCCGTCAACTTTTGTAGTTCCTCAATTTCTTCATCTCCTCCGTAAATCCTTTTTATTGAAAGCGTTCCGTCCTTGCCGGTTTTCATGATCTTAACCGTCCATTCCTGGTCTGCATGTTTATAGTTGAGAAAATAAATTCCCTTATAATGGCGAAGTACCTGCTCTTCTGAAATATTGAAAATTTCTTTCTCATGTTGCCACGTGGCGACTACAGTATCTCCCATAATGTCCACCGGCAAAGGCGTTTCTATTCCTTTGGAATAAAGCAAACCATCCTTCAAGTCATGTCCTTCTGCGCTGTCAATAAACGACTTTGCCAGATGAACCTTAATATTCCATTCCTGAATTAAAGTTTTGTTGCCGATGGTAAGTATTGAGCTATCTGCCAGGCACAGGTATTTTCCCTGAAATTTGTTTTTAAATTTTCTTTCGTCTCTGTCATTCTTCGGTTGTGGTTCTCCAAAGTTCATATCGGAAACACAAGAAGACAACAGAAAAAAGAAAGCAAGGCCCATCAATTTCAAGTATCTCATCGCTATCTTTATCATTAACTTGAAAGCATGATCAGATCACCGGTTGTATTCCCGATCCGGATTTCCCGGATTTTCCGTCACGCATTTCAGAGATCCCCTGTACTACATCCTTCATCGTTTCGCTCTTAATATATTCTTCCCATTCATTGCGCACGCTAAGCGTCTCCAGCACCTTGTTCTGCTGATCGCTCAGGAAGAGCGCTTTGGAATATGGGATGTTGGAAAAAGTCACCAGGCCATAAGCCGGGATCCAGTGCTCCGGATATAACTGCTGTATTCTGCGTGAAATTTCTCTCTTTCTCAAAAAGTGAGGATCCGCAACGAGGTCGCGCATTTCAATGAAGTTGCGCAGCGCCAATTCTGCTATTGCATCGCCATCGGTCTTTCGTTTCAGGCTGAAATCTGCGAGAATATTCGTCCAGTTATCGCCATGTTGCAGCATCAATTGCTCGAGTACTGTGCAGTCTTCAAATCCCGCATTCATTCCCTGCCCGTAAAAAGGCACAATTGCATGAGCGGCATCGCCCATCAGGCAGGTTTTGTCTTTATAATGCCACGGTGCGCAGGACACCGTCACAAGGCTACCGGTAGGATTGCTGAAAAAATCCCGGGCCAGTTCCGGCATCAATTCGGTGGCGTCCGGAAAATATTGCTCAAAAAATAGCTGCACGGCCTGCGCATTCTGAAGACTGGCGAAAGATTCATCGCCTTCAAAAGTCAGGAATAGAGTTACGGTATAGCTGCCATCCATATTCGGCAGTGCAATGAGCATGAAATGTTTTCTTGGCCAGATGTGGAGCGCATTTTTCTCCATCTGCCAGCGGCCATCCTTGCCAGGAGGAATGGTAAGTTCTTTATATCCATGCGGAAGAAATTGCTGGCTGTAATTAAACCGTTCACTTTGCAGCATCATATTCAGCCGCACTTGCGAAAACGCTCCATCGGCTCCAAAAATGAGCTTGTATTGCCGCTGCTTTCCACCTTCAGATTGTACTATTCCTGTTTCCAGGTCCAGCGCATCTACTTTCTCCTCAAAGTATATTTTTACCTTTTCAGAAGCCTCGGCAATGGTCATCATCTTTTCGTTGAGCCCCCCACGCGAAACAGAATAAATTGCCTGTCCTGCCCGGC
The window above is part of the Bacteroidia bacterium genome. Proteins encoded here:
- a CDS encoding NAD(P)/FAD-dependent oxidoreductase, with amino-acid sequence MAEERICIAGAGLVGSLWSLFLAKHGYAVDVLERRPDMRKTGAAAGRSINLALSDRGWKALESVGIRDEIMKIAIPMHGRMIHAEDGTLNLLPYGRAGQAIYSVSRGGLNEKMMTIAEASEKVKIYFEEKVDALDLETGIVQSEGGKQRQYKLIFGADGAFSQVRLNMMLQSERFNYSQQFLPHGYKELTIPPGKDGRWQMEKNALHIWPRKHFMLIALPNMDGSYTVTLFLTFEGDESFASLQNAQAVQLFFEQYFPDATELMPELARDFFSNPTGSLVTVSCAPWHYKDKTCLMGDAAHAIVPFYGQGMNAGFEDCTVLEQLMLQHGDNWTNILADFSLKRKTDGDAIAELALRNFIEMRDLVADPHFLRKREISRRIQQLYPEHWIPAYGLVTFSNIPYSKALFLSDQQNKVLETLSVRNEWEEYIKSETMKDVVQGISEMRDGKSGKSGSGIQPVI